The bacterium genome window below encodes:
- a CDS encoding response regulator: MKHVAVIEDNPDNRLLVRAILEDRYELTEFDTGMKALAAMQEKPPDLILLDISLPEMDGAEVLKRIRQIDGLRELPVVALTAHAMVGDRERFLAVGFDQYISKPILDPERLAAVVAELLDEENRRSD; this comes from the coding sequence TTGAAGCACGTCGCGGTTATTGAAGACAATCCGGACAACCGGCTGCTCGTGCGTGCGATCCTGGAAGACCGCTACGAGCTGACCGAGTTCGATACCGGCATGAAGGCTCTTGCGGCCATGCAGGAGAAACCGCCCGACTTGATTCTCCTGGATATCTCGCTCCCCGAGATGGACGGCGCAGAGGTGCTGAAGAGAATCCGTCAGATCGACGGCCTGCGCGAATTGCCGGTGGTCGCGCTCACCGCCCACGCCATGGTGGGTGACCGCGAGCGGTTCCTAGCCGTCGGCTTCGATCAGTACATCTCGAAGCCGATTCTCGATCCGGAGAGGCTGGCCGCGGTCGTCGCTGAGCTGCTCGACGAAGAGAACAGGCGATCCGATTAG
- a CDS encoding Hpt domain-containing protein, translating to MELDVKTLAQIREIGGDELLGRLARLFLEHTPLRLEEIRRGLASDDWSRTARAVHSLRSSSVTLGAIELAETAARLESLAGEQKRERFEAGLPELEEETRTALLVLKKLAEVPAA from the coding sequence GTGGAACTAGACGTGAAGACGCTGGCCCAGATCCGCGAGATCGGAGGGGACGAGCTCCTGGGCCGGCTGGCCCGGCTGTTCCTGGAACACACTCCGCTGCGCCTCGAAGAGATCCGGCGCGGTCTTGCGTCGGACGATTGGTCGCGCACTGCGCGCGCCGTCCACTCCCTGCGCTCCAGCTCCGTGACCCTGGGAGCGATCGAGCTGGCCGAGACCGCGGCCAGGCTCGAGAGTCTGGCCGGCGAGCAGAAGCGTGAGCGGTTCGAGGCGGGTCTGCCCGAGCTGGAAGAGGAAACACGGACGGCTCTGCTCGTGCTCAAGAAGCTCGCTGAGGTTCCCGCGGCTTGA
- a CDS encoding tetratricopeptide repeat protein gives MSSRIRLFFGCCLLAATLVSAAMATGGSARGVVMDSSGTPLAKVTVTLQGVDFAFEKVTTTNKKGKFNFTISDAGRDYVIRLEKDGYVTREQPFKLSSGQVVDSEWILNTEAEAAEQSKQLQALQAQDKATKAYNKGAEAYNAKDLEAAIGHFREAVNANPELEMAHAALSRVLLETERWGEARAAAEAFLAVAPDEPLALQILYDSYWGEGDKENADEVLKRLALLDSGTAVAARIFNQAVAAAKVDDYDAAARGFTQALEVDPGLYQALLPLAQIHYSKGEWQAAIDKAEEYLGHDAGNARANIVRYVSYQELGNKEAADEAFAELEQNSPLAAAEMFLRDAINFFNNGSIAEATEAVQTSVALDPTNPQAHHQLGLCYASARENGKARVAFEKFLELAPDHPEAASVKDMLKYLN, from the coding sequence ATGAGCTCACGAATACGTTTGTTTTTCGGCTGCTGTTTGCTGGCCGCCACCCTCGTTTCCGCGGCGATGGCGACCGGAGGCAGCGCGCGCGGGGTGGTGATGGACTCAAGTGGCACGCCGCTGGCGAAAGTGACGGTCACTCTTCAGGGCGTGGACTTCGCCTTCGAGAAGGTGACCACGACCAACAAGAAAGGCAAGTTCAATTTCACGATCTCCGACGCCGGTCGCGACTACGTGATCCGTCTGGAAAAGGACGGCTACGTGACCCGGGAGCAGCCGTTCAAGCTCTCGTCCGGACAGGTGGTGGACTCGGAGTGGATCCTCAACACCGAGGCCGAAGCCGCCGAGCAGAGCAAGCAGCTCCAGGCCCTGCAGGCTCAGGACAAGGCCACCAAGGCGTACAACAAGGGCGCCGAGGCCTACAACGCGAAGGACCTGGAAGCGGCCATCGGCCACTTCCGAGAGGCCGTCAACGCGAATCCCGAGCTCGAGATGGCCCATGCCGCGCTCTCGAGGGTCTTGCTCGAAACCGAGCGCTGGGGTGAAGCTCGGGCGGCTGCCGAGGCTTTCCTCGCGGTCGCGCCCGACGAACCACTGGCGCTGCAGATACTCTATGACTCCTACTGGGGAGAAGGCGACAAAGAGAATGCCGACGAGGTCTTGAAGCGGCTCGCGTTGCTGGATTCGGGAACCGCCGTCGCCGCCAGGATCTTCAACCAGGCCGTGGCGGCGGCCAAAGTCGATGACTACGACGCCGCGGCGCGTGGTTTCACCCAGGCGCTCGAGGTGGATCCCGGTCTGTACCAGGCCTTGCTGCCGCTGGCGCAGATCCACTACTCGAAAGGCGAATGGCAGGCGGCGATCGACAAGGCCGAGGAGTATCTGGGACACGACGCCGGCAATGCTCGGGCCAATATCGTGCGCTATGTCAGTTACCAGGAGCTCGGCAACAAGGAAGCCGCGGACGAAGCGTTCGCGGAGCTCGAGCAGAACAGCCCCCTTGCGGCGGCCGAGATGTTCCTCCGCGACGCCATCAACTTCTTCAACAACGGTTCGATTGCCGAGGCCACCGAGGCGGTCCAGACTTCAGTCGCGCTCGATCCGACCAATCCGCAGGCGCACCACCAGCTCGGCCTCTGCTACGCTAGCGCCCGAGAGAACGGCAAGGCTAGGGTGGCCTTCGAGAAGTTTCTCGAGCTCGCGCCCGACCATCCCGAAGCTGCTTCGGTGAAGGACATGCTGAAGTATCTGAACTAG
- a CDS encoding M2 family metallopeptidase: protein MVSNEKWVRAAGVTLVAAVFAAAACLPPTGEDPYPATVAGAEAFVADVDGDLLNEAIGLAKAQWVQATYITEDTEQLAAEAYDDYLGKAMEYARGTTRFDGLELPEAVERQLNLLKTGMALPAPSDAEERSELTQIASSMESTYGKGKYCPEGGECQALGELSKIMASSREPDELLEVWTGWRTISPPMRDSYQRFAELGNKGARELGFSDLGSLWRSNYDMPPDDFRAELDRLWDQVRPLYEPLHCLVRSKLNETYGEAVAPASGPIPAHLLGNMWAQTWANIYPLIAPAGADPGFDLTDLLEEKGVDELEMVRYGERFFTSLGFEPLPETFWQRSLFTKPADREVVCHASAWDIDQVDDIRIKMCIERNAEDFSTIHHELGHNFYQRAYSRQPFLFRESANDGFHEGVGDTISLSVTPDYLVKVGLLDQAPDASADLGVLLRMALDKVAFLPFGLLVDQWRWGVFSGEIQPDEYNAAWWRLREKYQGVVAPVARSEADFDPGAKYHVPANTPYTRYFLAHILQFQFHRSLCEVAGVEGPLHRCSIYGNQDAGERLIKMLEMGASRPWPEALEAVTGQREMDATAIVDYFAPLQTWLEEQTEGLACGW from the coding sequence ATGGTCAGCAACGAGAAATGGGTGCGGGCGGCCGGTGTCACCCTGGTCGCCGCCGTATTCGCAGCGGCAGCTTGTCTGCCACCGACCGGCGAGGACCCGTATCCGGCCACCGTGGCCGGCGCCGAGGCGTTCGTGGCGGATGTCGACGGCGATTTGCTGAATGAGGCGATCGGCCTGGCCAAAGCTCAGTGGGTGCAGGCCACCTACATCACCGAGGATACCGAGCAGCTTGCGGCCGAGGCCTACGACGACTACCTCGGCAAGGCCATGGAGTACGCTCGGGGCACTACCCGCTTCGACGGACTCGAGCTGCCCGAAGCCGTGGAGCGTCAGCTGAACCTCCTGAAGACCGGGATGGCGCTGCCGGCGCCGAGTGACGCCGAAGAGCGCTCGGAGTTGACCCAGATCGCTTCCTCCATGGAGAGCACCTATGGCAAGGGCAAGTACTGCCCCGAGGGCGGCGAGTGCCAGGCGCTCGGGGAGCTGAGCAAGATCATGGCCTCGAGCCGAGAGCCCGATGAGCTGCTCGAGGTCTGGACGGGCTGGCGGACCATTTCGCCGCCCATGCGAGATAGCTACCAGCGCTTTGCCGAGCTCGGCAACAAAGGCGCCCGCGAGCTGGGCTTCAGCGACCTCGGCTCGCTCTGGCGCTCCAATTACGACATGCCCCCCGATGACTTCCGGGCCGAGCTGGACCGGCTGTGGGATCAGGTTCGGCCGCTCTACGAGCCGCTTCACTGCCTCGTGCGGTCCAAGCTCAACGAGACCTACGGGGAAGCCGTGGCGCCGGCGAGCGGGCCCATACCGGCCCATCTTCTGGGCAATATGTGGGCTCAGACCTGGGCCAACATCTATCCTCTGATTGCGCCGGCGGGTGCCGATCCTGGCTTTGACCTGACCGACCTGCTGGAAGAGAAGGGCGTGGACGAGCTCGAGATGGTTCGCTACGGCGAGCGCTTCTTCACCTCGCTCGGATTCGAGCCGCTGCCCGAGACCTTCTGGCAACGTTCGCTGTTCACTAAGCCTGCCGATCGGGAGGTCGTCTGCCACGCGAGCGCGTGGGACATCGATCAAGTGGATGACATCCGGATCAAGATGTGCATCGAGCGCAACGCAGAGGACTTCTCGACCATCCATCACGAGCTCGGGCACAATTTCTATCAGCGGGCCTACAGCAGGCAGCCCTTTCTTTTCCGAGAGAGCGCCAACGACGGCTTTCACGAAGGCGTCGGCGACACCATTTCGCTTTCGGTGACTCCCGACTACCTGGTCAAGGTCGGTCTCTTGGATCAAGCTCCGGATGCCTCCGCCGATCTCGGCGTGTTGTTACGCATGGCGCTCGACAAGGTGGCGTTCCTGCCCTTTGGGCTGCTGGTCGATCAGTGGCGATGGGGCGTGTTCAGCGGCGAGATCCAGCCGGACGAGTACAACGCTGCCTGGTGGCGACTGCGAGAGAAGTACCAGGGGGTCGTCGCGCCAGTTGCGCGCAGCGAGGCCGACTTCGATCCGGGAGCGAAGTATCACGTCCCGGCGAACACACCTTACACACGCTACTTCCTGGCACACATACTGCAGTTTCAGTTTCACCGGTCACTCTGTGAGGTGGCCGGAGTCGAAGGACCTTTGCACCGATGCTCCATCTACGGCAATCAGGACGCCGGCGAGAGGCTGATCAAGATGCTCGAGATGGGGGCGAGCCGGCCCTGGCCCGAGGCGCTCGAGGCGGTGACCGGTCAGAGGGAGATGGATGCGACTGCGATCGTCGACTACTTCGCCCCGCTGCAGACTTGGCTCGAAGAGCAGACCGAAGGTCTGGCCTGCGGCTGGTAG
- the pckA gene encoding phosphoenolpyruvate carboxykinase (ATP) — protein MSKYLKIKSPAQSHCEDLKSDYGLEQQGMKHLKRVYWNLPPEALYEEFVFRGEGSIVNGGPMIVNTGKWSARAANDKFVVIEPESEGKIWWGEYNRPITTDKFAGLVTRMQAYLQGEEVFVQDCYAGHDPEYQLAVRVITEDAWQSQFARNMFIPPLRRDRYKNFVPDFTVIALPKFKADPIIDGTRSDTAIIINFAERMALVVGTSYGGEIKKSIFTTLNYLLPNRGVLAMHCSANVGDANDAALFFGLSGTGKTTLSADPRRKLIGDDEHGWSNTGVFNFEGGCYAKVIRLSPEHEPQIHATTKMFGTVLENVVFDKVTRKLDLDDDINTENTRCSYPLASVAGVLEAGRTDSHPNNILLLTCDASGVLPPISRLSPDQALYHFISGYTSKIAGTEIGLGIEPKITFSACFGAPFMVHHPYVYANMLKEKMRKHGARCWLVNTGWTGGPFGIGERISIHHTRALLNAALDGSLEKVEFRKDKLFGFEVPASCPEVPGDVLVPENTWGDRDEYWKRYDGLAARFIENFKLYASGCPAEVAAAGPVRLERPE, from the coding sequence ATGTCAAAATATCTGAAGATCAAGTCTCCGGCGCAGTCTCACTGCGAGGACCTCAAGAGCGACTACGGTCTCGAGCAACAGGGAATGAAGCACCTCAAGCGGGTGTACTGGAACCTGCCGCCCGAGGCGTTGTACGAAGAGTTCGTTTTTCGAGGCGAAGGGTCGATCGTCAATGGCGGCCCGATGATCGTCAACACCGGAAAGTGGAGCGCACGAGCGGCCAATGACAAGTTCGTGGTGATCGAGCCCGAGAGCGAGGGCAAGATCTGGTGGGGCGAGTACAACCGACCGATCACGACGGATAAGTTCGCCGGCTTGGTGACTCGCATGCAGGCCTACCTGCAGGGCGAGGAAGTGTTCGTGCAGGACTGCTACGCCGGGCATGATCCCGAGTACCAGCTGGCCGTGCGCGTCATCACCGAGGACGCCTGGCAGAGTCAGTTCGCCCGCAACATGTTCATACCGCCGCTCAGGCGTGACCGCTACAAGAACTTCGTGCCCGACTTCACGGTCATCGCCCTGCCCAAATTCAAGGCCGACCCGATCATCGACGGCACCCGAAGCGATACCGCGATCATCATCAACTTTGCCGAGCGCATGGCGCTGGTCGTCGGCACTTCCTACGGCGGCGAGATCAAGAAGTCGATCTTTACGACGCTCAACTACCTACTGCCGAACAGGGGCGTGCTGGCCATGCACTGCTCCGCCAACGTCGGCGACGCGAACGACGCGGCGCTTTTCTTCGGCTTGTCGGGAACCGGCAAGACGACCCTCTCGGCCGATCCGAGGAGAAAGCTCATCGGCGACGACGAGCACGGTTGGAGCAACACCGGAGTCTTCAACTTCGAGGGCGGCTGCTACGCCAAGGTCATTCGGCTGAGTCCCGAGCACGAGCCTCAGATCCACGCCACCACCAAGATGTTCGGCACCGTCCTCGAGAATGTCGTCTTCGACAAGGTGACCAGGAAGCTCGATCTCGACGACGACATCAACACCGAGAACACGCGATGCAGCTATCCGCTGGCTTCGGTTGCCGGGGTGCTCGAAGCAGGGCGGACCGACTCGCACCCCAACAACATCTTGCTCCTGACCTGTGACGCCTCGGGCGTTCTGCCGCCGATCTCACGGCTGAGTCCGGATCAGGCTCTCTACCACTTCATCAGTGGCTACACGTCCAAGATCGCCGGCACCGAGATCGGTCTCGGTATCGAGCCCAAGATCACCTTCAGTGCCTGCTTCGGCGCGCCGTTCATGGTGCATCACCCGTACGTCTACGCCAACATGCTCAAAGAGAAGATGAGGAAGCACGGCGCCCGTTGCTGGCTGGTCAACACCGGCTGGACGGGCGGTCCGTTCGGCATTGGCGAGCGAATCTCGATTCACCACACCCGGGCGCTTCTAAATGCGGCTCTCGACGGCTCGCTCGAGAAGGTCGAGTTCCGCAAGGACAAGCTCTTTGGATTCGAGGTTCCGGCGAGCTGCCCTGAAGTTCCTGGGGACGTGCTTGTTCCTGAGAACACCTGGGGTGACAGGGACGAGTACTGGAAGCGCTACGACGGTCTGGCGGCGCGCTTCATCGAGAACTTCAAGCTCTACGCCAGCGGCTGCCCGGCCGAAGTGGCGGCGGCTGGCCCGGTGCGACTGGAGCGGCCGGAGTAG
- a CDS encoding pyridoxal phosphate-dependent aminotransferase, giving the protein MSISQIARTIEESGTLRMNEKAAILRAKGDPVIHLGGGEPKSRAPLDAIVAASNLLNSGEVRYTPADGTPAMKAAIIRYVKDFYFHRVTHEQVIASSGAKQAIMVALQAILDPQDEVVFPAPYWVSYPEMVKLCGAKPIPAPAEDGTFYPRIQDITQRVSSYTKAVIINSPNNPSGVMYSAEFIKDVVEFCENEDLYLIMDDIYHRLIFDGKKPINCYEFANDLGSKSKLIVVNGVSKQYAMTGFRIGWAVANADLIRVMANIQGHQTSGPPGVLQKAAVAAINGVQSSVENLRVQLRNNRDIMLQQLSSFDGVNVTVPDGTFYCLPDFSHYDKDSNRLAEFLLEKVQVITVPGAEFGVDGHLRLSYCGAVKDITEGIERIKWALDPNSPNELYMGDRKLIRDWN; this is encoded by the coding sequence ATGAGTATCAGTCAGATCGCGAGAACGATCGAAGAATCCGGCACGCTCCGGATGAACGAGAAGGCCGCTATTCTGCGCGCCAAGGGAGATCCGGTCATTCATTTGGGAGGCGGCGAGCCCAAAAGCCGTGCGCCGCTCGACGCCATCGTTGCCGCATCGAACCTCCTCAACTCGGGCGAAGTGCGCTACACGCCGGCCGACGGAACACCTGCGATGAAGGCCGCGATCATCAGGTACGTCAAAGACTTCTACTTTCATCGCGTCACTCACGAGCAGGTCATCGCTTCGAGCGGCGCCAAGCAGGCGATCATGGTCGCCTTGCAGGCCATCCTCGACCCGCAGGACGAGGTCGTCTTTCCGGCGCCCTACTGGGTGAGCTACCCGGAGATGGTCAAGCTCTGCGGAGCGAAGCCGATCCCGGCTCCGGCTGAAGACGGCACCTTCTATCCGCGCATCCAGGACATCACTCAGCGCGTCAGCAGCTACACCAAGGCCGTGATCATCAACAGCCCCAACAACCCGTCCGGGGTGATGTACAGCGCCGAGTTCATCAAGGACGTGGTCGAGTTCTGTGAGAACGAAGATCTTTACCTGATCATGGACGACATCTACCACCGCCTGATCTTCGACGGCAAGAAGCCGATCAACTGCTACGAGTTCGCCAACGACCTGGGCAGCAAGTCGAAGCTCATCGTGGTCAACGGCGTCAGCAAGCAGTACGCAATGACCGGTTTTCGCATCGGGTGGGCGGTCGCAAATGCGGACCTCATCCGGGTCATGGCCAACATCCAGGGTCACCAGACGAGTGGCCCGCCGGGAGTGCTGCAGAAAGCGGCGGTGGCGGCGATCAACGGCGTCCAGTCGTCGGTCGAGAATCTGCGCGTACAGCTCAGAAACAACCGCGACATCATGCTGCAGCAGCTGTCGAGCTTCGACGGAGTGAACGTCACGGTGCCGGACGGTACCTTCTACTGTCTGCCCGACTTCAGCCACTACGACAAGGATTCGAACCGTTTGGCCGAGTTCCTGCTCGAGAAGGTTCAGGTGATCACCGTACCGGGCGCCGAGTTCGGCGTGGACGGCCATCTGCGCCTCTCCTACTGTGGCGCCGTCAAAGACATCACCGAAGGCATCGAGCGCATCAAGTGGGCTCTGGACCCGAATTCACCCAACGAGCTCTACATGGGCGACCGCAAACTGATTCGCGACTGGAACTAA
- a CDS encoding isocitrate/isopropylmalate dehydrogenase family protein: protein MTTTITLIEGDGIGPEVTSAAVRVLEATGIDFEWEPHVAGLNAMDKHGEPLPEELIASVLRNRVALKGPVTTPVGHGFQSVNVQIRKRLDLFAALRPIQTLPALPGHFGNVDLVVVRENTEGLYSGLEHEVVSGVVESLKIITRKASTRIARFAFEHARTHGRKRITAVHKANIMKQSDGLFLRCFREIAEEYPEIEAEDRIVDNMAMQVVVNPLKYDVLVLPNLYGDILSDLCAGLVGGLGVVPGANHGENIAVFEAVHGSAPDIAGRNLANPTALIRSGVLMLEHLGLTDEALRVRTALDCVMSERSLRTRDLGGEASTSGFADALVTEIEASG from the coding sequence ATGACGACGACCATCACATTGATCGAAGGCGACGGCATCGGACCCGAAGTGACGTCCGCCGCAGTACGCGTGCTCGAGGCTACGGGCATTGATTTCGAATGGGAGCCCCACGTCGCCGGTCTCAATGCCATGGACAAGCACGGCGAGCCGCTGCCCGAGGAGTTGATCGCGTCCGTTCTGCGCAACCGGGTCGCCCTCAAGGGACCGGTTACCACACCCGTGGGCCACGGATTCCAGTCGGTCAATGTACAGATTCGCAAGCGGCTGGACCTGTTCGCAGCCCTGCGTCCGATTCAGACGCTTCCGGCCCTGCCCGGACATTTCGGCAATGTCGATCTGGTCGTCGTGCGCGAGAACACCGAAGGGCTCTACAGCGGTCTCGAGCACGAGGTCGTATCGGGCGTTGTCGAGAGTCTGAAGATCATCACGCGCAAGGCGTCGACTCGAATCGCGCGCTTTGCGTTCGAGCACGCCCGCACCCACGGTCGCAAGCGCATCACCGCTGTGCACAAGGCCAACATCATGAAGCAGTCCGACGGCCTCTTTTTGAGGTGCTTTCGAGAGATTGCCGAGGAATACCCGGAGATCGAGGCCGAAGACCGGATCGTCGACAACATGGCCATGCAGGTGGTGGTCAACCCGCTCAAGTACGATGTCCTGGTTTTGCCCAACCTCTACGGAGACATCCTCTCGGACCTGTGTGCGGGCCTGGTTGGCGGTTTGGGCGTCGTGCCAGGGGCCAATCACGGCGAGAACATCGCGGTATTCGAGGCCGTCCACGGCAGCGCGCCCGACATTGCGGGTCGGAACCTCGCCAATCCGACGGCACTGATTCGTTCCGGCGTTCTGATGCTCGAGCATCTGGGCCTGACGGACGAGGCGCTCAGGGTGCGGACGGCACTCGACTGCGTGATGTCCGAGCGCAGCCTTCGAACTCGCGACCTGGGGGGTGAGGCTTCGACGAGTGGGTTCGCCGACGCCCTGGTTACCGAGATCGAAGCCTCCGGGTAG
- a CDS encoding tetratricopeptide repeat protein — translation MARSRRSALQAAEKLVSRGRLEAAVKQYRKALAESPEDTGTLNRLGDLHARLNRVDEAVEMFTSAADHFTKEGFFVKAIAIYKKIIRLDPTLIEVYETLADLYHRQGLVNEARAQYQVVADYYKQVNDKRALVAVFEKMVELEPDNPSHRLKLAEFYCASEQIPQAMEQYQKIAHFMLEHGKVEEAFKVYLGAFELKVDDLGFLTDIIVQLRDLGHDEVAQRLLNEAVEKNPDAARVAELVDLPLLDVADRRGSQLPQEPLAGVDEPARIGITEARYEATGEDESAVLELDLTPGAEAIDVSELGLESAVLPEGIGAGEPAADLDAGEEEIAAVADASAEAAEEIEVVDLADLVEIESEMPAEEPPPVAPPHEETGEFEITLDELEAEVAAEDEARPEVVVEPSSEAAELIEPEATADSRADELVTEAQVLSNYGLENKAVELLDDALQLVPQHAEAAELLLHLHHQAGRSREVVDLAQGLVDGGAFSSRLTELLEDWDYRLEDGRVHAPEELEERAEAVPVEPEAVPAAEARLNWLDEEAPVSEGAASEAFFGEEDQFFDLAAELEEELMAEETAGDGRLMPQLEEQSIEEIVEGFKQGVAETLSTEDFDTHYNLGIAYREMGLVDEAIGEFQLAAKSEQYLVDCCSLLGASFLEKGFQDLAVKWYERGLKAPNVSDEEKLGLLYELGNLYLSTGDRATAKDTFAEIYGANSNYRDVVAKLEELRQS, via the coding sequence ATGGCTCGTAGCCGGAGATCGGCGCTCCAGGCTGCCGAGAAGCTGGTTTCGCGGGGACGGCTCGAGGCCGCGGTCAAGCAGTACCGTAAGGCTCTCGCCGAGAGTCCCGAAGACACGGGAACGCTCAACCGTCTGGGTGATCTCCACGCCCGGCTCAATCGAGTCGACGAAGCGGTGGAGATGTTCACCTCGGCTGCGGATCACTTCACCAAGGAGGGCTTCTTCGTCAAGGCGATCGCGATTTACAAGAAGATCATCCGCCTGGACCCGACCCTGATCGAGGTCTACGAAACGCTTGCCGATCTGTATCACCGCCAGGGCCTGGTCAACGAGGCTCGGGCCCAGTACCAGGTGGTCGCGGATTACTACAAGCAGGTCAACGACAAGCGAGCTCTCGTGGCGGTCTTCGAGAAGATGGTCGAGCTCGAGCCGGACAATCCGAGTCACAGACTAAAGCTCGCCGAGTTCTATTGCGCCTCCGAGCAGATACCGCAGGCGATGGAGCAGTATCAGAAGATCGCTCATTTCATGCTCGAGCACGGCAAAGTCGAGGAAGCCTTCAAGGTGTACCTGGGCGCTTTCGAGCTCAAGGTCGACGATCTCGGTTTTCTGACGGACATCATCGTCCAGTTGAGGGACCTCGGTCACGACGAAGTGGCTCAGCGGTTGTTGAACGAGGCGGTCGAGAAGAACCCCGATGCCGCGCGGGTCGCCGAGCTGGTCGACCTGCCGCTTCTGGATGTCGCGGATAGGCGGGGCAGCCAACTGCCGCAGGAGCCGCTGGCCGGGGTCGACGAGCCGGCGAGAATCGGAATTACGGAAGCCCGGTACGAGGCGACGGGCGAAGACGAGTCTGCGGTTCTCGAGCTCGACCTGACTCCGGGAGCAGAGGCCATCGACGTTTCTGAATTGGGTCTCGAGAGCGCGGTCTTGCCTGAAGGTATCGGCGCGGGCGAGCCGGCCGCCGACCTCGACGCCGGCGAGGAGGAGATTGCCGCGGTCGCGGACGCCTCGGCCGAAGCAGCTGAGGAGATCGAGGTCGTGGACCTGGCGGACCTGGTGGAGATCGAGTCCGAGATGCCCGCCGAGGAACCGCCCCCGGTAGCTCCGCCACACGAGGAGACAGGGGAGTTCGAGATTACCCTCGATGAGCTCGAAGCCGAAGTCGCGGCCGAGGACGAGGCGCGGCCGGAGGTTGTCGTCGAGCCATCCTCCGAGGCGGCGGAGCTCATCGAGCCCGAAGCCACGGCGGATAGCCGTGCCGATGAGCTGGTGACAGAGGCGCAAGTGCTCTCGAACTATGGTCTGGAGAACAAGGCGGTAGAGCTTCTCGATGACGCCCTTCAGCTTGTGCCGCAGCACGCCGAAGCGGCCGAGCTGCTCTTGCATCTCCACCACCAGGCCGGCAGGTCCCGCGAAGTCGTCGATCTTGCACAAGGTCTTGTGGACGGCGGGGCATTTTCGTCTCGTCTGACCGAACTGCTGGAAGATTGGGACTACAGGCTCGAAGACGGGCGCGTGCACGCGCCAGAGGAGCTCGAAGAACGCGCAGAGGCAGTGCCGGTCGAGCCGGAAGCCGTGCCAGCAGCCGAGGCGAGGCTGAACTGGCTCGATGAGGAAGCGCCGGTCTCGGAGGGAGCTGCTTCAGAGGCCTTTTTTGGTGAAGAGGACCAGTTCTTCGATCTGGCTGCGGAGCTCGAGGAAGAACTCATGGCCGAGGAGACCGCCGGAGACGGTCGACTCATGCCCCAGCTCGAAGAGCAGTCGATCGAGGAGATCGTCGAAGGCTTCAAGCAGGGAGTGGCGGAAACCCTCTCGACCGAGGACTTCGACACCCACTACAACCTCGGCATCGCCTATCGCGAGATGGGCCTCGTCGACGAAGCTATCGGTGAGTTTCAGCTGGCGGCCAAGTCCGAGCAGTACCTGGTGGACTGCTGTTCTCTTCTGGGAGCCTCGTTTCTAGAGAAGGGTTTTCAAGATCTCGCCGTGAAGTGGTACGAACGCGGACTCAAGGCGCCGAACGTCTCGGATGAAGAGAAGCTCGGTCTCCTCTACGAGCTCGGTAATCTCTATCTCAGCACGGGCGACCGCGCCACCGCGAAGGACACTTTCGCGGAGATCTACGGCGCCAACTCGAACTATCGGGACGTGGTAGCCAAGCTCGAAGAGTTGCGCCAAAGCTAG
- a CDS encoding ribonuclease HII: protein MSLVHLGVESFRLRMVAGLESELGCAGYQRIAGVDEAGRGCLAGPVVAAAVIPHPESLIPGVTDSKLLNPAKRELLAAQIRETALSWSVEPVAAEVIDRINILEATKQAMRRALTSLRPRPEVALVDAVPLRVPGLRCLPLVRGDYISYAIAAASILAKVSRDRIMTELDAKYPHYGFATHKGYAAPRHLEALRKYGPSCHHRLTFHSVLPSAIRDDGGDSERAHGS from the coding sequence GTGAGTCTGGTTCATTTGGGCGTGGAGTCGTTTCGGCTCCGCATGGTCGCGGGTCTCGAGTCGGAGCTCGGCTGCGCGGGCTACCAACGGATCGCAGGCGTCGACGAGGCCGGCCGCGGATGCTTGGCGGGGCCGGTGGTCGCGGCGGCGGTAATCCCTCATCCGGAGAGTCTGATTCCGGGCGTCACAGATAGCAAGTTGCTCAATCCGGCCAAACGCGAGCTGCTCGCCGCGCAGATTCGCGAGACGGCGCTGAGCTGGAGTGTCGAGCCGGTGGCGGCGGAAGTCATCGATCGGATCAATATCCTCGAGGCCACCAAGCAGGCCATGCGCCGGGCTCTGACGAGCCTGAGGCCCCGCCCCGAGGTGGCTCTGGTCGATGCGGTGCCTCTCCGGGTGCCCGGTCTGCGCTGCCTGCCATTGGTGCGGGGTGACTACATAAGCTACGCTATTGCGGCGGCTTCAATTCTGGCCAAGGTCTCGCGCGATCGGATCATGACTGAGCTCGACGCGAAATATCCGCATTACGGTTTCGCTACCCATAAGGGGTACGCTGCGCCCCGGCATCTCGAAGCACTGCGTAAGTACGGCCCCAGCTGCCATCATCGGCTGACTTTCCATTCGGTTCTGCCATCCGCCATTCGTGACGACGGTGGCGATTCGGAGCGCGCCCATGGCTCGTAG